One window of the Methylovirgula sp. HY1 genome contains the following:
- a CDS encoding MFS transporter, which produces MPRYGLTALIVACAIFMETLDGTVISTSLPAIAADLHQDPITLKLALTSYLLSLAIFIPASGWAADRFGARTVFRIAILVFTLGSILCGLSSTLPEFIGARILQGVGGAMMVPVGRLVLLRSVERSEMVNALAYLMIPALLGPICGPLIGGFITTYLQWRWIFFVNVPIGILGVTLVSLFIKNIRAEAAWPLDVKGFLLLGSGLAALVFGITVTGRGLVGRPIVIGLIGSGALLLTGYALHARKAAFPILDLRLLAIPTFRASILGGALFRIGVGALPLLLPLMLQIGFGMNAFQSGSVTFVSSAGAMLMKATATPILHRFGFRRVLVFDAVLSAGFFASYGFFTPATPIIAMMGVLLVGGFVRSLEFTSINAIAYAEIDSAAMSRATSFTAVAQQLSLSFGIAVGAFVIEMAQSARDGAHLAAADFRWAFVVVAVISASSAFWFLRLPRDAGGSLVGERRGVMKA; this is translated from the coding sequence TTGCCGCGCTATGGTCTGACCGCGCTGATCGTCGCTTGCGCCATCTTCATGGAGACGCTCGACGGAACGGTGATTTCGACCTCGCTGCCGGCGATCGCGGCGGATCTCCATCAAGATCCAATCACGCTGAAGCTCGCGCTCACCTCCTATCTTCTATCGCTGGCCATCTTCATTCCCGCGAGCGGCTGGGCCGCCGATCGCTTCGGCGCGCGAACCGTGTTCCGCATCGCCATTCTGGTCTTTACGCTCGGCTCCATCCTCTGCGGCCTATCGAGCACTTTGCCGGAATTCATCGGCGCGCGCATACTGCAGGGCGTCGGCGGCGCCATGATGGTCCCTGTCGGCCGCCTCGTTCTGCTGCGCTCCGTCGAGCGCTCGGAAATGGTCAACGCCCTGGCCTATCTGATGATCCCGGCCCTGCTCGGCCCGATTTGCGGGCCGCTCATCGGCGGCTTCATCACCACCTATCTGCAATGGCGCTGGATCTTCTTCGTCAATGTGCCGATCGGCATTCTGGGCGTGACTCTGGTCAGCCTGTTCATCAAAAATATTCGCGCCGAGGCGGCATGGCCGCTCGATGTGAAAGGCTTTCTGCTGCTCGGATCGGGACTAGCAGCGCTCGTCTTCGGCATCACGGTGACCGGCCGCGGGCTCGTCGGCAGGCCGATCGTTATCGGCCTGATCGGCAGCGGTGCTCTCTTGCTGACCGGCTATGCCTTGCATGCGCGCAAAGCCGCCTTTCCCATCCTTGATTTACGGCTTCTCGCGATCCCGACGTTCCGTGCCAGCATTCTCGGCGGCGCGCTGTTCCGTATCGGCGTCGGCGCGCTGCCCTTGCTGTTACCGTTGATGCTGCAGATCGGCTTCGGCATGAATGCTTTCCAATCCGGCTCGGTAACCTTCGTTTCGTCCGCCGGCGCTATGCTGATGAAAGCAACGGCGACGCCGATCCTGCACCGCTTCGGTTTTCGCCGCGTTCTCGTGTTCGATGCCGTGCTAAGCGCCGGCTTTTTCGCCAGCTACGGCTTCTTCACGCCGGCGACGCCGATCATTGCCATGATGGGGGTTCTGCTCGTCGGCGGCTTTGTCCGATCGCTCGAATTTACCAGCATCAATGCGATTGCTTACGCCGAGATCGATTCCGCCGCGATGAGCCGGGCCACCAGTTTCACCGCGGTCGCGCAGCAATTGTCCCTGAGTTTCGGGATTGCCGTCGGCGCTTTCGTGATCGAGATGGCGCAGAGCGCGCGAGACGGCGCACATCTGGCTGCGGCGGATTTCCGCTGGGCCTTCGTCGTCGTCGCGGTAATTTCGGCCAGCTCCGCATTTTGGTTTCTGCGGCTGCCGCGTGACGCGGGGGGCTCGCTGGTGGGCGAGCGGCGCGGGGTGATGAAAGCGTAG
- the guaB gene encoding IMP dehydrogenase, with product MAEIIRPAFREALTFDDVLLLPGHSEVMPSAVDLKTRFTSEITLNLPILSAAMDTVTEARLAIAMAQAGGIGVIHRNLGVEEQAEEVRKVKRYESGMVVNPITIFPDEMLADALALMRRHGISGIPVVERGPNGKPGRLCGILTNRDVRFADNPLQPVSELMTKSVVTVREGVSQEEARRLLHQHRLEKLVVVGEDYRCVGLLTVKDMEKATLHPDASKDAEGRLRVAAASTVGDKGYERALALIDAGVDAIVVDTAHGHSQSVLDQVTRIKRISNKVALIAGNVATADGTKALIDAGADAVKVGIGPGSICTTRIVAGVGVPQLTAIMDSVEVARAAGIPVIADGGIKFSGDVAKAIAAGADCVMVGSLLAGTDESPGEVYLLQGRSFKSYRGMGSVGAMARGSADRYFQQDIKDALKLVPEGVEGQVPYRGPAGAILHQLGGGLRASMGYVGAQTIPEFQARASFVKVSVAGHRESHVHDVTITRESPNYPTGQ from the coding sequence ATGGCCGAAATCATCCGACCGGCGTTCAGAGAAGCTCTCACTTTCGATGATGTGCTGCTGCTGCCGGGCCACTCCGAGGTCATGCCGAGCGCGGTCGATCTGAAGACGCGGTTCACCTCCGAGATCACGCTTAATCTGCCGATCCTTTCGGCGGCGATGGATACGGTGACCGAAGCGCGGCTGGCCATCGCCATGGCGCAGGCCGGCGGCATTGGCGTGATCCACCGCAATCTCGGCGTCGAAGAACAAGCCGAGGAAGTGCGCAAGGTGAAGCGCTATGAAAGCGGCATGGTCGTCAATCCGATCACGATTTTTCCGGACGAGATGCTGGCCGACGCGCTCGCTCTGATGCGGCGGCATGGGATTTCCGGCATTCCGGTGGTCGAACGCGGGCCGAACGGCAAGCCGGGCCGGCTTTGCGGCATCCTCACCAATCGCGATGTGCGCTTTGCCGACAATCCTCTGCAGCCCGTCTCCGAATTGATGACGAAGAGCGTCGTGACGGTGCGCGAAGGCGTGAGCCAGGAAGAAGCCAGGCGGCTTTTGCACCAGCATCGGCTGGAAAAACTCGTCGTCGTCGGCGAGGATTACCGCTGCGTCGGTCTCTTGACCGTCAAAGACATGGAAAAGGCGACCCTGCATCCCGACGCGAGCAAGGATGCGGAAGGGCGGCTGCGCGTCGCCGCCGCGTCGACGGTCGGGGACAAGGGCTATGAGCGGGCGCTTGCCTTGATCGATGCCGGCGTCGACGCCATCGTCGTCGATACGGCGCACGGCCATTCGCAATCGGTGCTCGATCAGGTGACGAGGATCAAAAGGATTTCGAACAAGGTCGCTCTGATCGCCGGCAATGTCGCGACCGCGGACGGCACCAAGGCGCTGATCGATGCGGGTGCCGATGCCGTGAAAGTCGGAATCGGCCCAGGCTCCATCTGCACGACGCGGATTGTGGCCGGCGTCGGCGTGCCGCAGCTTACCGCCATCATGGATTCGGTCGAGGTCGCGCGCGCCGCCGGTATTCCGGTGATTGCCGATGGCGGCATCAAGTTTTCCGGCGATGTCGCCAAAGCGATCGCCGCCGGCGCCGATTGCGTCATGGTCGGCTCGCTGCTGGCCGGCACCGACGAGAGCCCGGGAGAAGTTTATCTGCTGCAAGGCCGCTCATTCAAATCCTACCGCGGCATGGGCTCGGTCGGCGCCATGGCGCGCGGCTCTGCGGACCGCTATTTTCAGCAGGACATCAAGGACGCATTGAAGCTGGTGCCGGAGGGCGTCGAAGGCCAGGTGCCTTATCGCGGCCCGGCCGGCGCGATCCTGCACCAATTGGGCGGCGGCTTGCGCGCGTCCATGGGCTATGTCGGGGCGCAGACCATTCCCGAGTTTCAAGCGCGCGCCAGTTTCGTCAAGGTTTCGGTGGCTGGGCATCGCGAAAGCCACGTCCATGACGTGACGATCACGAGAGAGAGCCCGAACTATCCGACCGGACAGTGA
- a CDS encoding RsmB/NOP family class I SAM-dependent RNA methyltransferase: MTPAARIAAAIEILADIETHHRPASDALKDWGLSHRFAGAKDRAALASLIYDALRCRASARFIMGSESPRAIMLGALREMRGMSADDIAALCNGQGFAPAALSAEEETGLRSGTLDGAPAHVRGNFPEWLAPSFAAVFGETAIAEGEALAARAPLDLRVNTLKATRDKAQAALAHLGAVPTLLSPIGLRVPLALDGRNPSLAGEPAYVKGLVEIQDEGSQLAALLCGARPGEQVLDLCAGGGGKSLALAASMDNHGQIYATDRNAARLAGLYPRLEKAATRNIQLRPPRAGSDVLADLVERCDLVLVDAPCTGTGTWRRNPDAKWRMRPGALEQRMKEQDELLEIAIKYIKPGGRLIYVTCSLLREENEDRIAAFLARQEGFVPIGAEELATAAGLGQLACFASHLGPGLRLTPATAGTDGFFVAGSRRT, translated from the coding sequence ATGACCCCAGCCGCCCGCATCGCCGCGGCCATCGAGATCCTCGCCGATATCGAGACGCACCATAGGCCCGCATCCGACGCTTTGAAGGATTGGGGCCTGTCGCATCGCTTCGCCGGCGCGAAGGACAGGGCCGCGCTCGCGTCGCTGATCTACGATGCTTTGCGCTGCCGCGCTTCGGCGCGTTTTATCATGGGCAGCGAAAGCCCCCGCGCGATCATGCTCGGCGCCTTGCGCGAAATGCGCGGCATGTCGGCTGACGACATCGCAGCGCTGTGCAACGGCCAGGGCTTCGCACCGGCCGCGCTGTCGGCCGAAGAAGAAACAGGGCTCCGCTCCGGCACGCTCGACGGCGCACCGGCGCATGTGCGCGGCAATTTTCCCGAATGGCTCGCGCCTTCCTTTGCCGCGGTGTTCGGCGAGACGGCCATTGCGGAAGGCGAGGCTCTGGCGGCGCGCGCGCCGCTTGATCTGCGCGTCAACACGCTGAAGGCGACGCGGGACAAGGCGCAGGCCGCGCTGGCGCATCTTGGTGCCGTACCAACTTTGCTCTCGCCCATTGGTTTGCGGGTGCCGCTGGCGCTTGACGGGCGCAATCCGTCGCTCGCCGGCGAACCCGCCTATGTCAAAGGCTTGGTCGAGATCCAGGACGAAGGATCGCAACTTGCCGCGCTGCTTTGCGGTGCCAGACCGGGCGAACAAGTGCTCGACCTTTGCGCCGGCGGCGGCGGCAAGAGCCTGGCGCTTGCCGCCAGCATGGACAATCATGGCCAGATCTATGCGACCGACCGCAATGCGGCGCGCTTGGCCGGCCTCTATCCGCGGCTCGAAAAGGCGGCAACGCGAAATATCCAACTACGCCCGCCGCGCGCCGGCAGCGATGTTCTCGCCGATCTCGTCGAGCGCTGCGATCTGGTCCTCGTCGATGCACCTTGCACCGGCACCGGAACCTGGCGGCGCAATCCGGATGCGAAATGGCGCATGCGGCCCGGCGCGCTCGAGCAGCGCATGAAGGAGCAGGACGAGCTACTTGAAATTGCAATAAAATATATCAAACCTGGCGGCCGGCTGATCTATGTCACATGCTCGCTTCTTCGCGAGGAGAATGAAGATAGAATCGCTGCCTTTTTGGCGCGCCAGGAGGGGTTCGTCCCGATCGGTGCAGAGGAACTCGCGACGGCAGCCGGGCTTGGCCAGCTCGCCTGTTTTGCCTCGCACCTCGGACCGGGATTGCGGCTCACGCCTGCGACGGCCGGCACCGATGGATTTTTCGTCGCCGGCTCGAGGCGGACATAA
- the alr gene encoding alanine racemase: MDVTTEISRSEAGTILTVDLEAIVTNWQTLQMVCGDAECGAVVKADAYGLGLNPVVKALYEAGCKTFFVAHPFEGRATRAIAPLAAIYVLNGMRPNTAPLYADFNLIPVLCSVPEIEDFGQYCAVTKRRTAQGSLLPVAFRLETGLHQLGLKPYDLEHGSHLSHLFDVRLIMTQLARTKHEALITKQIERFEAMRTLKYAHVPASIAHSGAIFLEANPLYDLVRPGYALYGGNPVPGRPNPMKPVVRLESQVLQVRILEPGERVGEDQSWVARGPRRISTISAGFGDGIPQNLTKAKTGAGGFVIAQGKRCPYIGSVEMDLVAVDTSDSGYVERGDIVELIGPTLTIDDFAQAAGISGYEALTRLSQRCHRRYQKL; this comes from the coding sequence ATGGACGTCACCACAGAGATCTCCCGAAGTGAAGCCGGCACGATCCTGACCGTTGATCTCGAAGCGATTGTCACCAATTGGCAGACATTGCAGATGGTCTGCGGTGACGCGGAATGCGGCGCCGTAGTAAAGGCCGACGCCTATGGTCTGGGCCTCAATCCCGTCGTCAAAGCGCTTTATGAGGCAGGGTGCAAGACTTTCTTCGTGGCCCACCCATTCGAAGGCCGCGCCACACGCGCCATCGCGCCCCTGGCCGCGATTTATGTCTTGAACGGGATGCGGCCCAACACCGCGCCGCTTTATGCCGATTTCAACCTGATCCCGGTGCTGTGCTCGGTGCCGGAGATCGAGGATTTCGGGCAATATTGCGCTGTCACGAAGCGGCGCACCGCGCAAGGCTCCCTGCTGCCTGTCGCGTTCCGCCTGGAGACTGGCCTCCATCAGCTTGGCCTCAAACCCTATGATCTCGAACATGGCAGCCACCTGTCGCATCTCTTCGACGTGCGGCTGATCATGACGCAGCTCGCCCGCACCAAACACGAGGCTTTGATCACAAAGCAGATCGAACGTTTCGAGGCGATGCGGACGCTCAAATATGCGCATGTGCCGGCATCCATCGCGCATTCGGGCGCGATTTTTCTCGAAGCCAATCCGCTCTACGACCTCGTGCGGCCAGGCTACGCGCTTTACGGCGGCAATCCGGTGCCGGGGCGACCGAACCCGATGAAACCGGTGGTGCGGCTCGAATCGCAAGTCCTTCAGGTGCGTATTCTCGAACCGGGCGAGCGCGTCGGTGAGGATCAAAGTTGGGTGGCGCGTGGGCCGCGACGCATCTCGACGATCAGCGCCGGTTTTGGCGACGGTATTCCGCAAAATCTCACCAAAGCCAAAACCGGCGCCGGCGGCTTTGTGATCGCGCAGGGCAAGCGCTGTCCCTATATCGGCAGCGTCGAAATGGATCTCGTCGCGGTCGATACCAGCGATTCCGGCTATGTCGAGCGCGGCGACATCGTCGAATTGATCGGCCCGACCCTTACCATCGATGATTTCGCGCAAGCTGCCGGGATCAGCGGCTATGAGGCTTTGACGCGGCTGAGCCAGCGCTGCCATCGTCGTTATCAAAAGCTGTAA